A single window of Paenibacillus sp. FSL H8-0537 DNA harbors:
- a CDS encoding ABC transporter substrate-binding protein, whose amino-acid sequence MNNTKKPFSFSLGMMIVCLMLVLAGCSTNADSNTGKGTNAAGENNASAANKTLTMAYTWNPAGVDPHGDDSWDVMRSGAGETLIKLNEQLQPAAWLAKEWKQEDANTWTLKLENNVTFHDGKKMDAESVKASLLRSIENSHLAKDLLLVKDIEVVAPDELKIITTQPNSAIISSLADPSTIILDVDSIKEAGSYPAMTGAFKIKQFTKDVSLVVERYDGYWGQPAKLKEVTMKFVTDGNTRLMALQAGEVDVATDIPIDSIELVEKDSKLEVLSAPSVRTHMVLFNMNSALFKEKANREVVDQAIPREAIIESVMRGYGTKAKSPFPEILPFGKVAEQAAGETTEQLLSAGGWQKNAAGMWEKEGKPFEATLLTFPHRPELSVMAEVIQNQLLNEGITVKIRKVENIDAELAKSDWDLAMYSMLTAHTGDPQYFLNIFYQSASESNVSHYVSKPLETVINKLNETSATEARNALAIEAQDIINEDLPQSFIVHPDNVFGVKKGVTGFIPHPIEYYYVTAEVDIT is encoded by the coding sequence ATGAACAACACGAAGAAGCCATTTAGCTTTTCACTTGGAATGATGATCGTTTGCTTGATGCTGGTGCTTGCAGGATGCAGCACGAATGCTGACTCAAACACAGGGAAGGGCACCAATGCTGCCGGGGAAAACAATGCTTCTGCCGCAAATAAAACACTGACAATGGCGTACACCTGGAACCCAGCAGGCGTTGACCCGCATGGCGATGACAGCTGGGACGTTATGCGCTCTGGCGCAGGGGAAACGCTTATTAAATTGAATGAGCAGCTGCAGCCGGCTGCTTGGCTTGCGAAGGAGTGGAAGCAGGAGGATGCTAACACGTGGACGCTCAAGCTGGAGAACAACGTAACGTTCCACGACGGCAAAAAGATGGATGCAGAAAGCGTGAAAGCTTCACTGCTTCGTTCCATTGAAAATAGCCATTTGGCGAAGGATTTGCTGCTGGTGAAAGATATTGAAGTGGTTGCACCGGATGAGCTGAAAATTATAACAACACAGCCGAACTCGGCTATTATTTCCAGCTTGGCTGATCCAAGCACGATTATTCTTGATGTCGACAGCATAAAGGAAGCGGGCAGCTACCCGGCCATGACGGGAGCTTTCAAAATCAAGCAGTTTACGAAAGACGTATCGCTTGTTGTTGAGCGTTATGATGGGTATTGGGGACAACCGGCGAAGCTTAAGGAAGTGACAATGAAGTTTGTAACCGATGGCAATACCCGACTGATGGCGCTGCAAGCTGGCGAAGTAGATGTTGCAACGGACATTCCGATTGACAGCATTGAGCTGGTAGAGAAGGACAGTAAGCTGGAAGTGCTGTCTGCACCATCGGTTCGTACACATATGGTATTATTTAATATGAATTCTGCTTTGTTTAAAGAAAAGGCGAACCGCGAGGTTGTAGATCAAGCCATTCCGCGCGAGGCGATTATTGAATCGGTTATGCGTGGCTATGGCACGAAAGCGAAAAGCCCGTTCCCGGAAATTTTGCCATTTGGCAAAGTAGCGGAGCAAGCAGCAGGGGAAACGACGGAGCAATTGCTGAGCGCTGGCGGCTGGCAGAAAAATGCTGCAGGCATGTGGGAGAAGGAAGGCAAGCCATTCGAGGCGACGCTCCTTACGTTCCCGCACCGCCCAGAGCTGTCCGTAATGGCAGAGGTTATTCAGAACCAACTGCTTAATGAAGGCATTACCGTGAAAATTCGCAAGGTTGAAAATATTGATGCTGAGCTTGCGAAGTCCGATTGGGATCTTGCTATGTACAGCATGCTGACAGCACATACAGGCGATCCGCAATATTTCTTGAACATTTTCTATCAATCAGCTAGCGAATCGAATGTCAGCCATTATGTATCGAAGCCGCTTGAGACGGTTATTAACAAGCTGAACGAAACGTCTGCTACAGAAGCACGCAATGCGCTTGCGATAGAAGCTCAGGACATTATTAATGAAGATTTGCCGCAGTCGTTTATCGTACACCCCGACAATGTATTTGGCGTGAAAAAAGGGGTAACGGGCTTTATTCCGCATCCGATCGAATATTATTATGTGACAGCTGAAGTTGATATCACCTAA
- the thrB gene encoding homoserine kinase: MNNRRVIVKVPASTANLGPGFDTLGMALSLYAWVEMSVAERTVLRLYGDEMTGIPEDKSNLIYKVAQLVFKEAGVQVPELDIAMYSNIPLTRGLGSSASAIVGALVAANALIGSPLSDDKLFQMATALEGHPDNVGASLFGGIVVSAWDGERADYVRLAPHKKLEALVAIPAFQLSTEKARHALPKQISMQDAVFNVSRSSLLVAALASGELGLIRHAMRDRLHQPYRAALIPGMAEILAKAADYGALGAALSGAGPTLIAFVESDSPRKQELENFLLGTLKQEGIEAQTLWLKPCAEGPVVTIDQAEAGTESLGLLERIRGEAV; the protein is encoded by the coding sequence ATGAATAACCGTCGTGTAATTGTAAAGGTGCCTGCGAGCACCGCTAATCTGGGTCCAGGCTTCGATACGCTGGGCATGGCGCTATCCCTTTATGCCTGGGTTGAAATGTCAGTTGCCGAGCGTACGGTGCTGCGCCTATACGGAGACGAAATGACAGGCATCCCTGAGGATAAGTCGAACTTGATCTATAAAGTGGCGCAGCTTGTATTTAAGGAAGCGGGTGTACAGGTACCAGAGCTGGACATTGCGATGTACAGCAATATTCCGCTTACACGCGGACTTGGCAGCAGCGCTTCGGCGATCGTAGGTGCGCTGGTTGCCGCCAATGCGTTAATCGGCAGTCCGCTGTCTGATGATAAGCTGTTTCAGATGGCGACAGCGCTGGAGGGCCACCCGGACAATGTTGGCGCGTCGCTGTTTGGCGGCATTGTCGTGTCCGCTTGGGATGGAGAGCGGGCAGATTATGTTCGTCTGGCGCCGCATAAGAAGCTGGAGGCGCTCGTTGCAATTCCCGCATTCCAGCTGTCTACGGAGAAGGCTCGTCATGCGCTGCCGAAACAAATCAGCATGCAGGATGCGGTATTTAATGTGAGCCGCAGCTCGCTGCTCGTTGCGGCTCTTGCCAGCGGCGAGCTAGGGCTCATTCGCCATGCGATGCGGGATCGCCTGCATCAGCCATACCGGGCAGCGCTTATTCCCGGCATGGCGGAAATTTTGGCCAAAGCGGCCGATTATGGCGCGCTGGGAGCAGCTTTAAGCGGCGCAGGCCCGACGCTGATCGCTTTTGTAGAGTCGGACAGCCCTCGCAAGCAGGAGCTGGAGAATTTTCTGCTGGGAACGTTGAAGCAGGAAGGGATTGAAGCGCAGACGCTATGGCTGAAGCCATGTGCGGAAGGGCCGGTAGTTACGATAGATCAGGCAGAGGCTGGCACAGAATCGCTGGGCTTGCTTGAGCGGATTAGAGGAGAGGCCGTATGA
- a CDS encoding homoserine dehydrogenase, whose product MKPIKVGLLGLGTVGTGVVRIVEGHQEDLQSQTGSAIEIAKVLVSNKNKARDISIDPSKLTEDPWEIIHNPEIDVIVEVMGGIEQTKPYIIEALSRGKHVVTANKDLMALHGTEILAVAQEHGCDVLYEASVAGGIPIIRTLIEGFSSDRITKIMGIVNGTTNYILTKMSQEGASYSDVLKEAQALGYAESDPTSDVEGLDAARKMTILATLGFRAKVALDDVSVQGISSVSREDIQYAKRLGYELKLLGIAERQDDEFSISVQPTMVKQTHPIASVNGVFNAVYVHGEAVGETMFYGPGAGGMPTATSIVADLVAVVKNLKLGVNGKQGIMTYKEKKLKTDEQISSKYFLLLHVADRAGVLARITQVFADFEVSLESVLQQPNPVNPEAEIIVITHDANKAAIQKVLQTFEELDVIRKVKSVYRVEG is encoded by the coding sequence ATGAAACCAATTAAAGTAGGCTTGCTAGGGCTTGGAACAGTAGGAACAGGTGTCGTCCGCATCGTGGAAGGACATCAGGAGGATCTGCAAAGCCAGACCGGTTCGGCAATTGAAATTGCGAAGGTGCTCGTCAGCAACAAAAACAAAGCGCGCGATATTTCAATCGATCCATCCAAGCTGACAGAGGACCCTTGGGAAATTATCCACAATCCCGAAATTGATGTAATCGTCGAAGTCATGGGCGGAATTGAACAGACGAAGCCATATATTATTGAAGCTTTATCGCGCGGCAAGCACGTCGTGACTGCCAATAAAGATTTGATGGCGCTGCATGGTACGGAAATTCTGGCAGTTGCTCAGGAGCATGGCTGCGATGTGCTTTATGAGGCGAGCGTAGCTGGCGGCATTCCGATTATCCGTACTTTGATCGAAGGCTTCTCCTCCGACCGGATTACTAAAATTATGGGTATCGTTAACGGCACGACGAACTATATTTTGACGAAAATGAGCCAGGAAGGTGCTTCGTACTCTGATGTGCTTAAGGAAGCTCAAGCACTCGGCTATGCGGAGTCCGATCCGACCTCTGACGTTGAGGGACTGGATGCTGCGCGCAAAATGACGATTTTGGCGACGCTTGGCTTCCGTGCCAAAGTGGCCTTGGATGATGTATCCGTTCAAGGAATTTCATCGGTCAGCCGTGAAGACATCCAATATGCGAAGCGTCTGGGTTATGAGCTTAAGCTGCTTGGCATCGCAGAGCGTCAAGATGATGAATTCAGCATTAGTGTACAGCCAACGATGGTGAAGCAAACGCATCCTATCGCGTCGGTTAATGGCGTATTCAACGCCGTATATGTACATGGCGAAGCAGTTGGAGAAACGATGTTTTATGGCCCGGGCGCTGGCGGCATGCCTACGGCTACCTCGATTGTTGCCGATCTCGTGGCAGTTGTGAAAAACTTGAAGCTTGGCGTTAACGGCAAGCAAGGCATTATGACGTATAAGGAGAAGAAGCTCAAAACCGATGAGCAAATTTCCTCGAAGTATTTCCTGCTCCTCCATGTAGCAGATCGCGCAGGCGTGCTTGCCCGTATTACACAAGTATTTGCGGACTTTGAGGTGAGCTTGGAATCGGTGCTGCAGCAGCCGAACCCCGTCAATCCAGAAGCGGAAATTATCGTCATTACGCACGATGCGAATAAAGCAGCGATACAGAAGGTGTTGCAAACCTTTGAAGAGCTGGATGTTATCCGCAAGGTGAAGAGCGTGTATCGCGTTGAAGGTTAA
- a CDS encoding LysM peptidoglycan-binding domain-containing protein: protein MKIYVVKKGDSLYLIGQKHHVTVEEILKLNPSITNPDVIEVGMKIKIPSSSHGTGGMDIMHQYVVKQGDTLWKLSKAWGVPLADMIKANPQLKNPNVLMTGEIVNVPKAGHMTTTPDTGAGTTGAGTTAAGTGGHAGHHALHPLSVMQGVQQWVGGKKPTGQIPGKTPTAPVTEKTPTAPIAKTPTAPITKMPTAPITKTPTAPIVTPTLQEAAPAPQPKPLPIEKPVEKKTYPVYSHHQQSVDLFMQYGTPAVEASSTYPTTTVSPAATAPAWPQYGGYGMPTTVSPAQTGGYGHWEQPTMVSPASQGGGYNPCPPGMYPIGGIGAGGYGYGGQVSPAETHGYGYGGMVSPSETQGYGYGGMVSPAATQGYGGMVSPSETQGYGYGGMVSPAESQGYGGMVSPSETQGYGYGGAVSPASTQGYGGMVSPSEMQGYGYGGAVSPASTQGYGGMVSPAEMQGYGYGGAVSPASTQGYGGMVSQSETQGYGYGGAVSPASTQGYGGMVSPSETQGYGYGGAVSPASTQGYGGMVSPSETQGYGYGGAVSPANTQGYGYGGAVSPIGNNCNGYPVSAFPPFPPYGYYPMQTAGVETQKPCNCGCKDKREEDEEVKEITTINVKNGKNNTQRKSNKKAVIRTVAPRSRTSKQNSSPWISR from the coding sequence GTGAAAATTTATGTAGTGAAGAAAGGCGATTCCCTCTACTTAATCGGTCAGAAGCATCATGTTACGGTTGAGGAGATTTTGAAGCTTAATCCTTCCATTACGAATCCAGACGTCATTGAGGTGGGCATGAAAATTAAAATCCCATCCTCATCCCATGGAACTGGTGGAATGGACATTATGCACCAATATGTGGTGAAGCAGGGGGATACGCTGTGGAAGCTATCCAAAGCATGGGGAGTTCCGCTCGCCGATATGATCAAAGCGAATCCTCAACTTAAAAATCCCAATGTGCTTATGACAGGCGAAATTGTCAATGTGCCTAAAGCAGGCCATATGACGACTACACCGGATACAGGCGCGGGGACTACGGGAGCAGGGACGACTGCAGCTGGAACCGGCGGTCATGCAGGACATCATGCCCTGCATCCGCTGTCGGTCATGCAAGGCGTACAGCAATGGGTTGGCGGTAAAAAACCGACAGGGCAAATACCTGGCAAAACGCCGACTGCGCCAGTAACCGAAAAAACGCCAACCGCTCCTATTGCGAAGACACCAACTGCGCCAATAACGAAGATGCCCACCGCGCCAATAACGAAGACGCCAACCGCTCCCATTGTGACGCCTACATTGCAGGAGGCAGCACCTGCACCACAGCCAAAACCGCTGCCAATTGAGAAGCCAGTGGAGAAAAAGACGTACCCGGTTTATTCCCATCATCAGCAAAGCGTTGACTTGTTTATGCAATATGGCACGCCTGCGGTAGAAGCCTCATCGACTTATCCGACTACGACTGTATCTCCCGCTGCAACTGCTCCTGCTTGGCCGCAATACGGTGGCTACGGCATGCCTACGACGGTATCACCTGCCCAAACAGGCGGTTACGGTCATTGGGAGCAGCCAACTATGGTTAGCCCTGCGAGCCAGGGAGGAGGCTATAATCCATGTCCTCCAGGCATGTATCCGATAGGTGGTATCGGCGCCGGTGGCTACGGTTATGGCGGTCAAGTGTCGCCAGCTGAGACACATGGTTACGGTTATGGCGGAATGGTATCGCCGTCAGAAACGCAAGGTTACGGCTATGGTGGAATGGTATCACCTGCGGCGACGCAAGGTTACGGCGGAATGGTATCGCCGTCAGAAACGCAAGGCTACGGCTATGGTGGAATGGTATCACCTGCGGAGTCGCAAGGTTATGGCGGAATGGTATCGCCGTCAGAAACGCAGGGCTACGGCTATGGTGGAGCCGTATCGCCAGCAAGCACGCAAGGTTACGGCGGAATGGTATCGCCGTCAGAAATGCAGGGCTACGGCTATGGTGGAGCCGTATCGCCAGCAAGCACACAAGGTTACGGCGGAATGGTATCGCCAGCAGAAATGCAGGGCTACGGCTATGGTGGAGCCGTATCGCCAGCAAGCACACAAGGTTACGGCGGAATGGTATCGCAGTCAGAAACGCAGGGCTACGGCTATGGTGGAGCCGTATCGCCAGCAAGCACGCAAGGTTACGGCGGAATGGTATCGCCGTCAGAAACGCAGGGCTACGGCTATGGTGGAGCCGTATCGCCAGCAAGCACGCAAGGTTACGGCGGAATGGTATCGCCGTCAGAAACGCAAGGCTACGGCTATGGCGGAGCCGTATCGCCAGCGAACACGCAAGGCTATGGCTATGGTGGAGCCGTATCGCCAATTGGCAACAACTGCAACGGCTATCCCGTTTCAGCATTTCCTCCATTCCCACCGTACGGATATTATCCTATGCAAACCGCTGGAGTAGAGACACAAAAACCATGCAATTGCGGCTGCAAGGATAAGCGTGAAGAAGATGAGGAAGTAAAAGAAATAACGACAATCAATGTGAAAAACGGCAAAAACAATACGCAACGCAAATCCAATAAAAAAGCGGTTATTCGCACCGTTGCCCCTCGCTCGAGAACGAGTAAGCAAAACAGCAGCCCTTGGATTAGCCGTTAA
- a CDS encoding ABC transporter substrate-binding protein — MKQLSSSRGLYIAGMLVILFVIAACGSMTDKPLEDGGSNTALNAAQADAAAGTRVFTDDMGRDVEIPVSPQKVAVCEFSSVAITVGIQPIAVCDNDFLNSFIKPSLAGVDSIGDPPNVEKIVELSPDLMIFSSVYPEIYPDIMDKLEKVSPIVYIKFSDPIYDVFPKVADVLGKKSLASGWIKDYEAERDVLRAKVKQSIGDESVSILLIEEGGLRIYLSTNFGGYVVRTALQAKAVDKVQAEMNKDRWKNAVVVSQELLPEYVGDHLLLIVEDEEDYNELLKSGLWQGLPAVKNGNVYLLDQDKYYLADSITIRETMKEVADLLASGGKK; from the coding sequence ATGAAACAGTTAAGCAGCAGCAGAGGATTATATATAGCAGGAATGCTGGTCATTTTATTCGTTATTGCGGCATGTGGTTCAATGACAGACAAGCCGTTGGAGGACGGAGGAAGCAACACTGCTCTGAACGCAGCACAAGCCGATGCGGCTGCGGGGACAAGAGTATTCACCGACGATATGGGGAGGGATGTAGAAATTCCAGTCTCGCCGCAAAAGGTTGCTGTATGCGAATTTTCTTCGGTGGCCATAACGGTTGGCATTCAGCCGATTGCGGTTTGCGATAATGATTTTCTTAACTCGTTCATAAAACCATCACTGGCAGGCGTTGATTCTATCGGTGATCCGCCAAATGTTGAGAAAATAGTAGAGCTTTCGCCGGATTTAATGATTTTCAGTTCTGTCTATCCAGAAATCTATCCAGATATTATGGATAAATTAGAAAAAGTATCTCCGATTGTGTACATCAAGTTCAGCGATCCGATTTATGATGTTTTTCCTAAAGTTGCGGATGTATTGGGTAAGAAGTCGTTAGCGAGTGGTTGGATCAAAGATTACGAGGCAGAGAGGGATGTTTTGCGAGCGAAGGTGAAACAGTCCATCGGAGATGAATCGGTTTCTATTCTCCTTATCGAGGAAGGCGGACTGCGAATTTATTTGAGTACAAACTTTGGCGGGTATGTCGTGAGGACAGCCTTGCAAGCCAAAGCAGTCGATAAGGTTCAGGCAGAAATGAATAAGGATCGTTGGAAAAATGCGGTTGTCGTCTCGCAGGAGCTGCTTCCAGAGTATGTTGGGGATCATCTGCTGCTCATTGTAGAGGATGAGGAAGACTACAATGAGCTTCTGAAATCAGGCTTATGGCAAGGATTGCCGGCAGTCAAGAATGGAAATGTATATCTACTCGACCAAGACAAATATTATCTGGCAGACAGTATTACAATTAGAGAAACGATGAAAGAAGTGGCTGACTTGCTAGCTTCTGGTGGGAAAAAGTAA
- the nikB gene encoding nickel ABC transporter permease, which translates to MLRFWLERAMQMLLVIFCVATLTFILMRVSPGDPARILLTTHNIPASQEAIDALREEMGLTDSLWSQYIRWLGDVFTWQWGTSYMSKEPVAGELLKRLPATLELASAGAFVMLLATCLIGLATAIFSTGLLDRMGRLMALLGASIPSFWLGFLLIYFFSVRLGWLPSMGRGGLAHLLMPAVTLGLGLGAVYARVLRTNMLEMNSQNFVKASRARGLSKGRILIFQVFKHAFLPILSMLGTSFAFMLGGNVIVETIFSWPGVGKYIIEAITARDYPVIQGYVVFTSFLFVAIHLAVEVFYVRLDPRLRAS; encoded by the coding sequence ATGCTTCGTTTTTGGCTCGAACGCGCCATGCAAATGCTGCTTGTCATTTTTTGCGTAGCGACGCTGACCTTCATTTTAATGAGGGTATCTCCGGGCGATCCGGCGAGAATTTTGCTGACCACGCACAATATCCCGGCTTCTCAGGAGGCGATTGACGCACTGCGGGAGGAAATGGGGCTGACAGACTCCTTATGGAGCCAATATATACGCTGGCTTGGCGATGTATTTACATGGCAGTGGGGGACATCTTATATGTCCAAGGAGCCAGTTGCCGGCGAATTGCTTAAAAGGCTGCCCGCCACACTGGAGCTGGCCTCGGCTGGTGCATTTGTCATGCTGCTGGCAACCTGCCTCATCGGCCTCGCCACCGCAATCTTTTCAACAGGGCTGCTTGACCGGATGGGCCGATTGATGGCGCTGCTTGGCGCCTCGATCCCCTCCTTTTGGCTCGGTTTTTTATTGATTTATTTTTTCTCGGTCCGTCTTGGCTGGCTGCCTTCCATGGGACGCGGCGGCCTTGCTCACCTCTTAATGCCGGCGGTTACGCTTGGGCTCGGACTTGGTGCGGTATATGCCCGGGTTTTGCGGACGAATATGCTCGAGATGAACAGCCAGAACTTCGTCAAGGCATCGCGTGCGCGAGGCTTGTCCAAGGGGAGGATTTTAATCTTCCAAGTGTTTAAGCATGCATTTTTGCCGATTTTATCGATGCTGGGGACAAGCTTTGCTTTTATGCTGGGGGGGAATGTGATCGTTGAGACGATCTTCTCTTGGCCCGGCGTAGGCAAATATATTATTGAAGCGATAACGGCGCGGGATTATCCGGTCATTCAAGGTTATGTGGTATTCACTTCCTTCTTGTTTGTCGCGATCCATTTAGCGGTGGAAGTTTTTTATGTGCGCTTGGACCCGCGGCTGCGGGCAAGCTAG
- the nikC gene encoding nickel transporter permease yields MQTLFQKKNTSLLLGIGLFAVIVLLGLLAPWLAPHNPLQVNLSNRLLSPSGEYPFGTDHLGRCILSRILYGIRTTVSIAFVILGLSLCISLPIGLLTGYFGGRTDHFFMRLMDGTLAFPDFVLTIAIVGILGPGFTNMILAIVIVRWANYVRLIRGLVLKVSKEDYLITARMSGNSHLRIMRRYILPQIAAPIAVFSTLDIGKIVLLIAGLSFLGLGVQPPTPEWGVMLHDATRYFQLAPHVMIFPGLAIVSFVLSCQLIGDRFKEQNAYVPKEV; encoded by the coding sequence ATGCAGACCCTTTTTCAGAAAAAGAATACAAGCCTGCTGCTTGGCATCGGCCTATTTGCAGTCATCGTACTGCTGGGCTTGCTTGCCCCATGGCTCGCGCCTCATAACCCGCTGCAGGTCAATTTATCCAATCGGCTTCTGTCGCCGAGCGGCGAATACCCTTTCGGCACCGATCATTTGGGGCGCTGCATTTTATCTCGTATTTTATACGGCATTCGGACGACTGTTTCGATTGCTTTTGTTATTTTGGGATTGAGCTTATGCATTAGCTTGCCGATCGGGCTGTTGACCGGCTATTTTGGCGGACGCACCGATCATTTTTTCATGCGGCTGATGGACGGCACGCTCGCTTTTCCCGATTTTGTGCTGACGATTGCGATTGTGGGCATTCTCGGACCCGGGTTTACGAATATGATCCTTGCGATTGTTATCGTGAGGTGGGCCAATTATGTCCGGCTTATCCGCGGGCTTGTGCTTAAGGTGAGCAAGGAGGATTACTTAATTACAGCGCGCATGTCGGGTAATTCGCATTTGCGAATTATGCGCCGTTATATTTTGCCGCAGATTGCAGCGCCAATTGCTGTATTTAGTACGCTGGACATTGGCAAAATCGTGCTGCTCATCGCCGGTCTATCTTTCCTTGGCCTAGGCGTGCAGCCGCCGACTCCTGAATGGGGCGTCATGCTGCATGATGCTACACGTTATTTTCAGCTGGCGCCGCATGTCATGATTTTTCCGGGGCTTGCGATCGTGAGCTTCGTGTTATCATGCCAATTAATTGGCGACCGATTTAAAGAGCAGAACGCTTACGTTCCGAAAGAGGTGTAA
- the pheA gene encoding prephenate dehydratase, which translates to MSTTKSVALLPAGSVSDEAARQFFTGEEVAWKHHRLIADVFLSTVKGESGYSIIPIENTIEGSVSLHMDWMVHEVDLPIQAEWVYPSIQNLIGRRLELTNEYGAVDYSRVKKVISHPVAMAQCLQFLRSEIPHAETEHVGSTSEAVRIVRDNPGAGWLAIGTSRAAANNELDILQASITDHSNNYTRFLLVGEQPYTARQSDFKKTSILVNLPDDYPGALHQVLSAFAWRRINLSRIESRPTKKKLGNSYFYIDIEMSLDTVLLPAAISEIEAIGCQVRVLGSYPSFTYEQLQQSKG; encoded by the coding sequence ATGAGTACGACTAAATCGGTTGCTTTACTGCCAGCAGGTTCTGTATCAGATGAAGCGGCACGTCAGTTTTTTACTGGAGAAGAAGTAGCGTGGAAGCATCATCGACTCATTGCCGATGTGTTTCTGTCGACGGTTAAAGGGGAAAGCGGCTACAGCATTATTCCGATTGAGAACACAATTGAAGGCTCGGTTAGTCTGCATATGGACTGGATGGTTCATGAAGTGGACTTGCCGATTCAGGCCGAATGGGTGTATCCTTCCATTCAAAATTTAATCGGCAGGCGTTTAGAGCTGACGAATGAGTATGGCGCCGTAGATTATTCCCGTGTGAAAAAGGTAATCAGCCACCCGGTGGCAATGGCGCAGTGCTTGCAGTTTCTTAGAAGCGAAATTCCACATGCTGAGACCGAGCATGTCGGCAGTACATCTGAAGCGGTGCGTATCGTACGTGACAATCCGGGAGCAGGCTGGCTGGCGATTGGTACTTCAAGAGCGGCAGCAAACAATGAGCTTGATATTTTGCAGGCGAGCATTACCGACCACAGCAACAACTATACGCGATTTTTACTCGTGGGTGAGCAGCCTTATACGGCGCGGCAGTCGGATTTCAAGAAGACGAGTATTTTGGTGAATTTGCCGGATGACTATCCAGGTGCGCTGCATCAGGTGTTGTCAGCTTTCGCATGGCGCCGCATCAATCTGTCGCGTATTGAATCGCGTCCGACGAAGAAAAAGCTGGGTAATTCCTATTTTTATATCGACATTGAGATGTCGCTTGATACCGTGCTGCTGCCGGCTGCGATTTCTGAAATTGAAGCTATTGGTTGTCAGGTACGCGTGCTGGGCAGTTATCCAAGCTTTACGTATGAGCAGCTCCAGCAGTCGAAAGGATAA
- a CDS encoding helix-turn-helix domain-containing protein, whose product MSKGEKTTGTKRLLKDRIEETALYMEAHFGDRLTRNQLAQMAGLNPEHYSRLFKTYKGQSPVDFLTELRIQAAKLLLQRPGITVKQVGRMVGFDDPYYFSRRFKLNTGAAPSAYKQEKPLRVVAVDYYGHIRALGIRPVGVSAGMVGLRGLLADWSDDALDVGIDEFPYYDSDATDQLKPDIVIGPPSWLQRGQCGAKVIEVDDKKDPLYIQFKAIGSALGLERQVEEWLRNYEERALELRNRLFRKMEGQTIAVFRVRADFLQMYGNQIMGYSLYHSLGLTPPYKLAKQFEINGSYHSTVINLDELPFFRADHLIVVVQPDEETRQVWADIQESSVWLSFPAVRSGNIYQVDVHQWLAYDPLSIMAQMEEAAVLLGAGIEGEEYE is encoded by the coding sequence ATGAGTAAAGGTGAAAAAACGACAGGAACAAAAAGATTGTTAAAGGATAGAATTGAGGAAACGGCTCTGTATATGGAAGCACATTTTGGCGATAGATTGACAAGGAATCAACTTGCACAAATGGCTGGGCTAAATCCAGAGCATTATTCAAGATTATTCAAAACATATAAGGGGCAATCTCCCGTTGACTTTTTGACGGAACTGCGAATACAGGCAGCCAAGCTGCTGCTGCAGCGTCCGGGCATCACAGTCAAACAGGTTGGAAGAATGGTTGGCTTCGACGATCCTTATTATTTTAGCCGCCGCTTTAAGTTAAATACGGGCGCCGCACCTTCAGCGTACAAACAAGAAAAGCCATTGCGTGTTGTAGCGGTTGACTACTATGGGCATATACGAGCGCTTGGTATTCGTCCTGTAGGTGTCAGCGCAGGCATGGTCGGACTTAGAGGGCTGCTTGCGGACTGGTCTGATGATGCTCTAGATGTAGGAATAGATGAATTCCCCTATTATGACTCGGATGCAACAGATCAATTAAAGCCCGATATTGTGATAGGTCCACCTTCCTGGCTGCAGCGTGGGCAGTGCGGAGCTAAGGTTATAGAGGTGGATGACAAAAAAGATCCTTTATATATTCAATTTAAAGCAATTGGAAGTGCTTTAGGTTTGGAGCGACAGGTAGAGGAATGGCTGCGGAATTATGAAGAGAGAGCTCTTGAGCTTAGAAACAGGTTGTTTAGGAAGATGGAAGGGCAGACGATTGCGGTTTTCCGTGTTCGGGCTGATTTTCTTCAAATGTATGGAAACCAAATTATGGGCTATTCGTTGTACCATTCGCTTGGTTTGACACCACCTTATAAGCTTGCGAAGCAATTCGAAATAAACGGTAGCTATCACTCCACAGTCATAAATCTGGATGAGCTGCCTTTTTTCAGGGCGGATCACCTTATCGTCGTCGTGCAGCCTGATGAGGAGACTCGCCAAGTATGGGCCGACATTCAAGAGTCTTCTGTATGGTTATCCTTCCCCGCCGTGCGCAGCGGCAATATTTATCAAGTTGATGTACACCAGTGGCTGGCTTATGATCCGTTGTCTATTATGGCGCAAATGGAAGAAGCGGCTGTGCTATTAGGCGCAGGAATTGAGGGAGAAGAATATGAATAA